Proteins encoded within one genomic window of Rossellomorea vietnamensis:
- a CDS encoding YhcN/YlaJ family sporulation lipoprotein — MFKLNKLLLGTTLLGITLIGTACNGIDTANEEMFHDNGNTINVSDREDLYNENGWTKKGAHRGEEFGYVRQQKSPTGGQNISTKDMYSINREQVADSISKMSVALPDVKDCSTLVTDEEVLVSYVTDKKDKEGRFEVADQVKKTAMSVIPRWYHVYVTDDKALMRNVENLAKMDSDSKNANTAIDDTINLMLKDSPQGRNVSSGENSNGEMTSDQYEMRDDDTHKINMDRQKRNDLTD, encoded by the coding sequence GTGTTTAAGTTGAATAAATTACTTTTAGGTACAACGCTACTCGGCATCACGCTAATCGGAACAGCCTGTAATGGCATTGACACGGCCAATGAGGAAATGTTCCACGACAACGGGAATACCATTAACGTAAGTGACAGGGAAGACCTGTATAACGAAAATGGCTGGACCAAAAAAGGGGCACACCGTGGGGAAGAATTTGGTTATGTCCGACAGCAGAAGAGCCCTACCGGTGGTCAAAACATTTCCACGAAGGATATGTACAGTATCAATCGTGAGCAGGTAGCCGACAGCATCAGCAAAATGAGTGTCGCCCTTCCTGACGTGAAGGATTGCTCTACCCTCGTGACGGACGAAGAGGTTCTGGTCTCTTATGTGACCGACAAAAAAGATAAAGAAGGACGCTTCGAAGTCGCCGATCAGGTGAAAAAAACAGCTATGTCCGTCATTCCGCGCTGGTACCACGTCTATGTGACCGATGACAAAGCGTTAATGCGCAATGTTGAAAACCTGGCCAAAATGGATAGTGACAGCAAGAATGCGAATACTGCCATAGACGATACCATCAACTTGATGCTGAAAGACTCTCCACAAGGAAGAAACGTAAGCTCAGGTGAAAACTCAAATGGTGAGATGACGTCTGATCAATACGAAATGCGTGACGATGACACCCATAAGATCAATATGGACCGTCAGAAACGTAATGACCTAACGGATTGA